One window of the Archaeoglobus sulfaticallidus PM70-1 genome contains the following:
- a CDS encoding CopD family protein, with protein MANPIVYGLVKGTHDLATAIWIGGLIQLSFVVFPAFKAKMGQGNELKPLLMDVQKRLSMLVMVSIPILIVTGILEAWHSQSFEGFFSFENTYSSLLSIKHILVILMIGIVIVRRLIMRSLNREIMQMQKMQKKKMMQAERAERGTKEGIKGVGENKPPKAAQGIQGQMPHAQISQSIKSKEKASMMLVFVNAIIGISVVILSGFCAAMGG; from the coding sequence ATGGCAAATCCAATTGTTTATGGTCTGGTGAAAGGAACTCACGATCTCGCTACAGCGATCTGGATCGGTGGTCTGATACAGCTATCCTTCGTTGTATTTCCAGCGTTTAAGGCAAAAATGGGTCAAGGCAATGAGCTGAAACCTCTGCTAATGGATGTACAAAAAAGGCTTTCAATGCTTGTTATGGTGAGTATACCGATCCTGATTGTAACAGGAATTCTAGAAGCTTGGCATTCTCAGTCTTTTGAGGGGTTCTTCAGCTTTGAGAACACATATTCTTCTCTCCTGTCGATAAAGCACATTCTGGTAATATTGATGATTGGAATCGTCATAGTCAGAAGACTGATCATGAGAAGTCTGAACAGAGAGATTATGCAGATGCAGAAAATGCAGAAAAAGAAAATGATGCAGGCTGAAAGAGCTGAAAGGGGGACTAAAGAGGGTATAAAAGGGGTTGGAGAAAATAAACCTCCAAAAGCTGCACAAGGCATACAAGGTCAGATGCCTCATGCTCAGATCTCTCAGAGCATCAAATCAAAGGAGAAGGCCTCAATGATGCTTGTATTCGTGAATGCTATAATCGGGATCTCAGTGGTTATCTTGAGCGGGTTCTGTGCCGCGATGGGTGGATAA
- a CDS encoding thioredoxin family protein — protein sequence MDKAKIVALAIVVIGIVVVMLTSNSEDKIRWKSYDEALELSKKNNKYVFIYFYSETCPYCKLAEKVLNDEEVAKEIENRFIPVKTDELMRYSHFFKDQQRIGTPSFLILDSNGNAIDLRVGYMDKETFLKFISQYG from the coding sequence ATGGACAAGGCAAAGATTGTTGCTCTCGCAATAGTTGTTATCGGTATAGTTGTAGTAATGCTCACATCAAACAGCGAGGATAAGATCAGATGGAAGAGCTATGATGAAGCTTTGGAACTCTCCAAGAAAAATAACAAGTATGTATTCATATACTTCTACTCAGAAACATGCCCTTACTGCAAGCTTGCAGAAAAAGTCCTTAACGATGAAGAGGTTGCAAAGGAGATCGAGAACAGGTTTATACCCGTGAAAACAGATGAGTTGATGAGGTATTCGCATTTCTTTAAAGACCAGCAGAGAATAGGAACACCTTCTTTTCTGATTCTCGACAGTAACGGGAATGCAATCGATCTGAGGGTTGGATATATGGATAAAGAGACTTTTCTGAAATTTATCTCACAATATGGTTAA
- the htpX gene encoding zinc metalloprotease HtpX: MKGWIRDPGLTMRMFLTMFLLAIIYLAFLTVLYIYGVGYTGLILFAGVFLFAQYYFSDKLVLYSSGARIVSEHEAPELYSMVRELSMNANLPMPKVAIVDTPVPNAFATGRNPKNAVVAVTTGLLRTLNYEEIKAVIGHELSHIKNRDVAVMTIASFLSTVAWFVMRWAMFAGMFGGRRENGSANAIIFGVSVLVWFISFLLIRALSRYREYSADLGSAYFTRNPRALISALKKISGKMELVRDEYKKEVEGLNAFYIIPALSSESILSLFSTHPPVEKRIERLEKISRELGLY, from the coding sequence ATGAAAGGATGGATAAGAGACCCTGGACTCACGATGAGAATGTTCCTCACAATGTTCCTGCTCGCGATAATATACCTAGCTTTCCTGACAGTGCTCTACATATATGGCGTGGGATACACAGGACTGATACTCTTTGCAGGAGTATTCCTATTTGCCCAGTACTACTTCTCCGATAAACTTGTCCTCTATTCAAGTGGTGCGAGAATCGTATCCGAACATGAAGCTCCCGAGCTTTACTCAATGGTCAGGGAGCTTTCGATGAATGCAAACCTGCCAATGCCTAAGGTTGCGATAGTTGACACACCTGTTCCAAACGCATTTGCTACGGGAAGAAATCCCAAAAATGCGGTGGTTGCCGTTACAACTGGACTGCTGAGAACCCTGAATTATGAAGAGATCAAGGCTGTTATTGGACATGAGCTGAGCCACATAAAGAACAGGGATGTTGCAGTCATGACGATAGCGAGCTTCCTCTCAACGGTTGCATGGTTCGTGATGAGGTGGGCAATGTTTGCGGGGATGTTTGGTGGCAGGAGGGAGAATGGAAGTGCGAACGCGATAATATTTGGAGTCTCGGTCTTGGTGTGGTTCATCAGCTTCCTGCTAATTAGAGCGCTGAGCAGATACAGAGAGTACTCTGCCGATCTCGGCAGTGCATACTTTACGAGAAACCCAAGAGCTCTGATTTCTGCACTGAAAAAGATCTCAGGCAAAATGGAGCTTGTCAGGGATGAATACAAGAAGGAAGTTGAGGGTCTGAATGCATTTTATATAATCCCTGCTCTGTCTTCTGAGTCAATCCTTTCGCTCTTCTCCACACATCCACCCGTAGAGAAGAGAATAGAGAGGCTCGAGAAGATCTCAAGAGAGCTTGGCCTCTACTGA